A segment of the Aythya fuligula isolate bAytFul2 chromosome 27, bAytFul2.pri, whole genome shotgun sequence genome:
GCCTGGGGGGCGAAACTTATTGGGGTGGATGTGGGGGGCTGCCTGCTCCCCGGCATTGCTTCCCCCAAAACTcccagaaggagcagcagccccctgaCCCCCCAAAGCCCTCCTGACCCCACAACCCCCTCTTGCCCCCTCCAAACCTCTTGTGCCCCTCCAAACTCCTCTtgcccccccagacccctcctGGTGCCCCTAAActccctcccagcctccccaaaacccctcctgacccccaaacccctccttccccctccaaaCCCCTTGTACCCCCCCAaactcctcctgcctccccctttaacccccccaaacccctcctgaccccaaaccccctccttcccctccagcccccttGTACCCCCCATAAACTCCTCCTACCCTATCCCAACCCCCTCCTGGCGCCCCTAaacccctcccagcccccccaggacccccaaaacccccccaaaaaaatccttttctcaCCGTGGCACCACTGGAACGGGGGCATCCGGGAGCGgctccgcggggccgggccggctCCGCCGTGCGCGGCTCGGGGCCAtggccgggagcggggccgggccgggagcaGGGGAACGGGGCCGGGCCGCAAACTCCGCCCCAAGCCGGGCCCCCAAgtcccggggccgcccccgaGTTAAAAGAGGGACTGGTGAAGGGCTCCGGGACCCCCTCAGGGCATGGGGAGGCAGCTGGATGTAGCACCGGGTTGGGGCTCGCACGCAGCGTGGGGCCCCCAAGGCGTGGGGAGCCCAGCCCTATAGAGCCCCCCCGGCCCTATAGAGCTCCCCCTGGTCCCATagagccccccccggccctatAGAACCCCCCTCGGTCCCAAACAGCTTCCCCTGGGGGTGTGTGGCCCCCAAAAGGGAAAGCTCCAGGGAAGCTGGGGGGGGTCTCTGTTTTGGGGCGCAGGGTTGGGACCTGGGTGAGGGCTTTGAACTAAAAGAGCAGGGATTTGGGTTGGATttatggaagaaattcttcactctgagggcAGTGAGGTGCTCCACAGGGTGCCCCAaagagctgggggtgccccccATGCCTGGCAGTGGccaaggtcaggctgggtgGGCTTCAGGCGAGCTGGGCTCAGGCAGGGGGTTGGGATGAGATGATCTTGAAGGGCCCTTCCACCCCAAAGCAGCCTGTGGTCCTGTTCACCAGCCCTTTTGGGAGCCTTGCTGAAGCTCCCAGCATCTCTCAGCCTTGTGCAGGAGGTTTTGGACACCGTCAGCACCCCCAGCCATGCCGGGGAGCCTGCAGGAGACCCCAAGGGGGCCATAGGGTGGGCACCATAGGGTGCCACCCAGGGCAAGGCTTTTCCACCAACCCAGATCCTGGCGTGAATAAAAAGTCTGTCCTAAAGCACTCGAGGGACGGCCAGACTTCTTCCTTAGCGCtgtctttattttcacaggttAACACTAGGCGTGGAGGACATCCAAACACGATGACAAAAGGCCTGTTTGCCAGAGCCCACACACCAGACCGACTTCACATTGCTACACAGACCGAAAACAAATGGGAAACGAGACGAGGAACACACACAGCTTCAGTCTCCCGGGAGGGAGGGACGGGACCGGCTTGGCAAATGCGTCTGCCACGTGGGAGAGCCAACCCTTGAAGGCTTCCTGGAGCCAAACGGGGTAGGGAAAAACCTGAAACGTGGGGCTGAGTCCCTCCAGAGGCATCTCTGAGCGAGCAGGCTGGGAAGGAGGCGATACATCAGGCCTACCGAAGTGCTGAGATTGCAGGTTGAGGGCCTAGACTTTACCACTAGGAATAGCTCGCATGTCTGGGGACCCCCTCAGCTGAGAGGGGGGGGCCGGTTGCACGGGACCCTATTTAGCTGCCAAGCATCTGCACTGGGAGGAAAGGCCTACCCCTATCACTCAGCGGGCACGGGGGAAAGGGGAGCACCGCACACCCCTTCTCATCCTCCTTCACGAACTCCTCTTCAGCCTCAGGGCATTGTCCAGGGCGACCAGCTGGCGCAAGAAGCCCCGGTTGGGGATGATACCGCGGTGGTCCTTCACCGTCTTTATGGCTTCTACAAGGGGCATGTGGTGGCGGATCATGAGGTAGGCGAGGACCAAGGTGGCCGACCTGCTCACCCCGACAGCACAGTGCACAAGGATCcttcctggggagggggcaaaACACAGGGGCTGTGTCACAGCAGACCAAATAtcccaattaaaaaataaataaataaaagaggaccCAACCGTTTGTCATGGTGCAGCCTGGCACTGCAGGTGTGCAGCCTCCAGGGCCCCAAATTTAATAGGGACGTGATGCACTGAGGTCCTCCTCTTGGGAATGGGTGTCAGTGCATCAGGATATCCCAAAACAGCCTGAATAGGAACTGGACACAGGCTGAGGCTGTGATCTATGGGGCTAGTGCTCTAATTTTGCCTATCTCCTCTTTGGAGCAAGCAATCCAGAGCAGAAGACACCACACCAATCTAGAAATACCCCCATTTTCTACGATGCTTAGCAATAGGATGTGGATCCAGCTTTCCACCCACCAAAGGGagcttctcccctccccaatTTGCCCCACCAATCTTTACCACTGACCTTCATTCAGCGCCTGGTGGATGAAGTCAGCGGCAGGGTAGAAGTAGGGGCTCATGTCAAAGGAAGGCGAGTCGTGGGCCTCGATGCCCAGGTAGCGGATGCCTGTGCCCTCGTAGTACTCGGCGCCCCCCCTCCACTTGCTGTGCGAGGCGTTGAGGATGTGGGTGATGCGCAGGTGGGCCAGCTCGCGGCGGTTGGCTGCTATATCTCTGCAGGGAGGAACAGAGAAGAGGTGTGCAAGTTTAGAAACGTCAAAcgctaaaaaaaataatcccaaagaCGGTGTAAGGGCTGTCCATTTTCATCAGAGGCAAATGAAAGATGCAGGCTCAGATGCCAGAATTTTAAGTTGATCTCACGGACTCCATGGGCACACCAcctcctcccacagcagctctctcagcacagctgtgctCACGTCCTTCCTCCTCCAACCCATCgcatcctcctctccctcacGCTTCCAGCTTTCCTCCCCCGGCCCTCTGCATTTCAAATACCCCTCGGCCGCCCGTTCTTGTCCCTCTCCGATACATACTGATCGCCCAGGTAGAGGCCTGGCCAGACCTCGTCGGCGTGGTTGCAGGCTGTCTTCCCCGTGTACAGCAGCCTTTCCAGTTCGAAGACGCTGAGGATGGGGTGGTTGCTGCGCTCCTCCCGCGAGCCCCGGCTCGGCGACCTGGTGCCGTTCCTGGAGAACCTGGACAGGAAAGCCATGGGAGCTGCCGAGACCCACAAGGCATACCTGTGGGGTCGTGAAGGCCGGCGGGGGGCCTGGAggtctcttctgctgctgctgccacccacgGTCCTGGCACAGAAGCGGAGGAGATGCTGTTAGAAGAGCCAGGGACCTCTCGCTCCAGCCCTTTTGTAGAAATGCTGGCCCGAAGCAGCCAAAAGCCTGACCTTCCTGGCAAGAGGGCTGTGTCGAGCCaacttcccagcagctcccgcTGTGAGACACGCTCACCTGCGCTCCCTTCCAAgaagggatgctgctggggagcagcttgCGGTGCCAGGGAAGCTGGAGAAGCAGCCAGATTGCTGAGTCTCCACGGGCTGAGGTTTTGCTCCAGCCCCACGAGTTGGGTTGAGGCCACATTGGCAGGAGATGCTCTGTACAGGACCACCTTCCTCCTGAGCTGGCTCGGGGGTTTTGCCTGCCAGCGGGACAATGCCAGCTCGAGAACTGACGCTGCCAACCTGTGATCAGAAGCAGCGGAAGGCGGCCAGCTCCGGGCAAGCCACCAGGATCGGGGAGGAAAAGCCCCAAACAGGTGGAGGATTCCATATGGCACCACGCAGAGCCTGGCTGGGGCCCAGACTCCTGCGGACCAGGCACAAAAGCCTgcggggagggagaggcagcaTTAACCCCTCCGAACACAGCCGTCTTGCTGCTGCATTTGAACACCCAGGGACAGGTTTGGGGTGGGTAAGAGTTAATTTCAGGGGATGTGAAAGCTCGTTTTACGGAGCCCATCCTCTGGGACATGGCTCTGCTCTCAGCCCTTTAGATGATGCCGATATTTGTCAGGAACCCTCCCTGGCCAGCCTCGGAGCAGTGACAGTCCCCGTggccaggcagcaggcagagccccctGGTTTTGCTCGCTGGCTGCTGCCCCTCTGGCTTGCAGAGCCCCCCTACATGAGCAGATTGCTTCTCTTCCTGCcctggaggggctgggaggtgtCCAAAATGTGTCCCACCGCAGCCACCCAGCGCTGGCACCCTTGGGCCGGGCTGgctgccctcagcctgcctgcTCGGACATCTCGCCCAAGGCGCCGGCCAGCAGCCAACAGTGCAGAAGGAAGCAGCCTCCGGCCATTTCTTGGCAAGgcacagaggaggaaaacattGCAAGGGCATGAGGCAGCTCAGGGGGAGACTGGAGACACTGCACGtctccctccccactccctgTTCTGTAAGGGGAGCAGCTCAGACCCTGCctggcaccctggggtgctgcccATGCTGCTCGCCCCTAGCACAGAGCACGGGCCACCCCCTCTGCCCTGATGAATTTTGGACTCCTTCTCGCTGGGCATCCCGACTTGGCAAAACCCACCTGGAAATGGCATTTGGCACGGCCGCGTGCCGGGCCCTTAAACCTTGGGTGAccttggctgcagcacagccacgcgccaccagccccaggcagcGTTAGGGAACGGGCAGCAGAGGGGTCTGAAAAACCACCACGTCCCCAACACGAGGCTGTAAAAAGCCAGAGAGCCCCTCGGATTGCTACAGCCAGCTGGTAAAACAGCAGCCTGTACCTATGGAGGGATATAGCTCACAAAACCTCAGGCCCAGAGCTGGCCTCCAGcatcccccccccagcacaccACCGTGCCAGCCCCACAAGGTgctgcagggaagagaaattGCCCCCATTCATGTCCTCCAAACAGCCCCCCCAGCACTCCCGGCACCCAAATCCCTCCCAAACCCCACCTGCATCCCCCCTGTGGGTGCCAAGCCCGGAGGGGGGGCTCGCTCCCAGCTCTCCCAAGCAGGCTCCTGGCTGTCCCCGAGCCCCTCTGGCAGCCGTGCAGGGCtcggagggaggggggaagcagCCAGAGGCTGCCTGGGCGCAGAGCAAGAGGCATCGCCGAGCGAGCACAGGCTCAcggagacagacagacagacacggGGAGGAAGGAGACGCCCCCCCCCGTACTCTACCTTAGCGAGGGCTGAGGCTTCCCCTGCTCAGAGCGAGGGTGGCAGGCAGATCCAGTCGGCCAtgtcttcctgctgctgccgccgccgctggAGAACGGCTGATGTATGAACATCTATTTTAAGCCATGGCATGTCCAGAGGCAGGTTTGTTTATAGCACGCCGTGCATGGGTGGCTACGGGAGGAACGAGGGAGACGGGCACGGAGTCGGA
Coding sequences within it:
- the DUSP26 gene encoding dual specificity protein phosphatase 26 isoform X2; translated protein: MFIHQPFSSGGGSSRKTWPTGSACHPRSEQGKPQPSLRFSRNGTRSPSRGSREERSNHPILSVFELERLLYTGKTACNHADEVWPGLYLGDQDIAANRRELAHLRITHILNASHSKWRGGAEYYEGTGIRYLGIEAHDSPSFDMSPYFYPAADFIHQALNEGRILVHCAVGVSRSATLVLAYLMIRHHMPLVEAIKTVKDHRGIIPNRGFLRQLVALDNALRLKRSS
- the DUSP26 gene encoding dual specificity protein phosphatase 26 isoform X1 yields the protein MFIHQPFSSGGGSSRKTWPTGSACHPRSEQGKPQPSLRTVGGSSSRRDLQAPRRPSRPHRYALWVSAAPMAFLSRFSRNGTRSPSRGSREERSNHPILSVFELERLLYTGKTACNHADEVWPGLYLGDQDIAANRRELAHLRITHILNASHSKWRGGAEYYEGTGIRYLGIEAHDSPSFDMSPYFYPAADFIHQALNEGRILVHCAVGVSRSATLVLAYLMIRHHMPLVEAIKTVKDHRGIIPNRGFLRQLVALDNALRLKRSS